GACAGCCACTTGACGATATGTTAAAGGAGGTTGCTAAACTTTCACAATACATCACAAAAGTTGACTTTTGACCATCTAATTGTTGAGCAGAATATCCAATTTTGTTACACTTGTAGTACACAATCTTtaggatattaataatgtgcttattattatttttagttttttgcaACAAAGCCATATGCTTGCAATCCTTCAAGTCTGCCAAGATATCCCCCAAGCAAAGAGTTTGATGCAAAACGGCGAGAGGAGGAAGCTCGGAGGTACTTAAGACAAACTTTTTGTTTGCATCATTGCATCCTATCTTTGAATCATAAAACTTGTTACAGAACTTGGATCAGTGTTCTGCTGACCTATTGTCATACCTTCATAATAGAACTTAAAGGAAAACACAGTCGGTTtcgaaaaaaaggaaaacacacTCTTGCAAAGAGGCAAGATTAGTATCTTTTCACGAGAAAAATTAGAGTTTTAAAGTCAACTAACAGGTGTATCATGAATGATGAATCTGACCTTATCAGTGATATTGCACCTGGCTTGTTGTAAGGTATCAGCTGGAcagatttatatatgattggaCCCATTCCTGTTCTGGTATTCTTCATTTCACACTGGAACCTTACCTCCCCCATTAGTTCGATGTACTTCCCTGTTTGTAGACATGCTTTTACACATGAATTTACTCTTAATTCCTATAGTTCTACTTCTTGCCTgcgtttatttttatttatactttaaTTGCTTAAATGGAATAGAAAATAATCTTGTCGAATCTGCAATGCTtgcatttgtttcaaaattggCATTTGCACATTTCTCTAGGCAAGGTATTGCTGGAGGAAAGCAACACAAGTATGATCCTCAAAAACGGGCAAGAGAGTCAAGAGCTGTTCCTGCACCTGATGCAAATGCAGAATTAGTGTCATCTTTGCAGGTAATACCTTGTTGACTATTATTGAATATATTGTACTATTCGTATTTAGGTTGATGAGGTATATGGCTACATACAGTCTTATCTTTGTTTTAAGTTATCACATACATAGTGATCACTAGCCCTATATcctgatttttcatatatgtctaagctattttctttctctttctcactctctctctctcgctcacATGCACACGTGCACACACACATGTACATGAAGTCTTTAAATGCCAGCAAGCATGCCGAGTGTATTTTTCCTCTACAATCATGCTATCCCAAGTTCTATTTTTCAAGATTAATAGAATtcattttgtgtaaatttCAGAAAAGGCAAAACCAAGTCAATACCAAGAGCAGGAGTGAGATGTTCAATCCCAGCAAAGAAGATTCCGCGTCCGGATTTCCAATTGATCCACCCAGGCCAACCCATGCTGTTGAATCGTCTCAAGACTCTCACCGTGTCTACTCCACAAGAACCTTTCATTCTGGGCCTCTAGTTAATCAAAATAATCCTTCAAAGGCTGGACAGAGTGAAAATGGTGAGCTTCATCTTTCTGGTATTGCAAACACATTGAATTTCCGTTTGGTTGTATCAACAAGATCAAATCTTCATTCAGATAATCGCCACGGAACAGTGGTTACTCAAGCTGAAGCCTTTCCTCATGAACGGAGGCTGTCTGAATCTATAAATGAGCGTTTCAGTAGTAGCGGAAAGTATGATCAAGTATTTCAGCAGAAAGATGAAAGGAGTAGCAGGGTGGATGGAGCTATTGTAAGTATCTCCAGACCTAAGTAGCAAAAGGATGCAAACAGTTTGTtgtatcatttaatttatagttgttttttttttttttgcaaatctcAGTGGTCAAGGTATATTATGTGTTTTAGCAAATCCAATGTCATCAGGGTATATTATGTGTTTGGTCCAGCAGGTTATTATGAGGTTTACCTAGCATTATTTGTAGTTCACTATTATCACATTTGGAAAAATGTTCTAGTGCTATCTTTTGATGTCAGTTAACCTTCCTGCTTTCCCTGTCTAGATTTCTCATTGACTAGTTGTTGTCTGAACAGGGCTATGGATCCAAGGGTAACAAGATCCACCATTCTGGGCCTCTAAACTGCCCTTCAGGAAACGTCGATCAGATGCTGAAGGAAAATGACCGCCAAATACAAGAAGTTTTCCGGCGAACCCGGGTTGAGAAGTCCAGAGCAAGGAGGGGCCATGGGCACTCTGGGGATGGGCACCATCAATTTGGCCTAAGACCCAGCGACTTTGGTGCTGCCCCGGTCTTTCCTTCAAGCCGCTCCAGCTATCGGGCTGCGCAGCAGTAAGATCAATGCTCAGCCAGTAATTTGGTAGTTTAGGCGCAAATTCGACGTGATTTTGCAAGAGGAGTTCGATTGGCTTCATTTCCCCCATATTTTGGGGGATACATGTCACGCTATGTACAGGAAAGTCTAGCTGTGAAATGCCTTTCTTATTGGGAAAACTTtggaggagagggaagaaGGCTATTTGTTAATTGAGCGGTGATTTGGGCGTTCTACAGATGTTATTATCATCAGGCTGGCAGTTCTCCATGTTCTAGTTTCAGATTTGCTGAAATTATAGCTCAAATGTATATTTCAGATTGCTAGGTATCCTGTGAGGATTAGATCTTATGAAGTTTTGGGCATGGTTGGTTCCTTGCTTCTGTATAGTGTATACCCCATGATAGTGGGTTGCACGCACTGCATGTTGGCAAGTTATTGAGAAAAATCTTGCTCACTCCTTGCTAAGTCAGGCTGTGCTATGAACCAAACATGACCAGAACTTGTCAGGTAGGTAGGTTCCAAGTTGCATTCAGGGGTATTCATTGTCAGatatttgctaaaatttaagtgGACTAGCTCAGATCTTGTGCATGAATCCCTTGTAAAACCAGTTCAGCAACCTTGATGATCCAACAATTGATAGCTAGCTCTGGTTTAACTGTTTGATATTAATTCATGGGTAAATTCTTAATTAAACCTACTTTGGGCACACGGTTCTATTATGCTCGAGAACTGTTTACTACCACTTCAACGTGATTAGGTCGTCGTTAGTAGATGGAATGCTTATCGTTGCTGACCAACTGCTCGGGTTGACCTTAATTAGCCAGTCAAATTAAGTTCAAACTTGCTCCTCATCTCTTTTGGTGTTGCAATTTCGAATTAAAATTTCCGAAATTTCAGTGACTTCGGAAGCCAGCCCCCTCAAtgggaaaaatatttcacccattttaattgaattttgtgaaataatttaaatttgttcaaatttcaaattatttcaGATCGAAATATCTGTCGTATCGGAGACGCCCTTTGTTGCAAAGTGTCGCTTAGGCAACTTCCAATAAAAACCCCTTCAATTTGATGGATAATCTCGGACATTACACTATcggaataattaatttttgtattctcaatttttgttctttcGATTACACGAATACATGTAGACAAGAGGGTGGATGAACCTACGATGAGCCTTGCAGCACTTGTGCTCATTAATGCCCAAACATATATtcccaacatatatatatgctgatCTCTGAACGTTTGACCTGCAGAAGgaagcaaataaaattttaaaaatatgtgttaGCCACAGTTTAAAAGCCAGCGTGGAGAGTATACtacaagaaaattaaaaaggaacaaaatttATGTGCTCATTTCCGGGCGGCTTTGAAGACTTTGGATTTAGATTTAGATTTAGATACAGCACATGTAGGCTCTGCATATGGCCAAGTTAATGAGAAATCTCGCTCACTTCCTGTTGAAGATTGACTGTGCAATGGAACCAAACATGGCCAGTATTTATCAACTAGGTTTCAAGTTGCACTTAGGATATTCATTTTCGGTGAAATTTGCCAAAGTTCAGTGGTTACGGTGAGTCCCAAGATGCTGAAATTGCGTGTCCAAGAAATCCAAAAGTTCAGACTAGACCTGCACGGTTACGGATCAGCTGCAGCTACGGATAGTACCAATAGCAATTCAGAGGtgtgaaaaagtcaaacaacatatttccaaacgaaaaatagtttatttccaaacgaaaaatagtttataaaaaattacatacgTATTCCTAGTGATCTactagtgatctaaaagacaagactaaaaaataatctttgatgaaaaaaaaaactttaaatcgACTAAGTTtaaagatgaaaattttaaattttggcctataaaccaaaacaaagaTACGTGTCAGATTAGCGTGGCACTGTAGCACCTATTTACTCTAGCGGAAGAATTAAGAATAGGCCTTTCTATCCATGAATCTGAACCATTTGATCCGAATTTTGATAGGGTGTAGAAttaagaatataaaaattttattcacagattattttatttataaatatgtccaAACAATCACAGCTTACTCTTGACTAACAGCGCAATGAGATAGTATGGTCGACCCCTTTCAGAAGGCAGCTTATGTGTCAAGCTTTTATGTGGATAATTCATAACTTGaggtatgaaaaaaaaatcatagcatAATACTGAAAGCTACTGTTAgtgatttgaattttgaatatgACCATTACTCACCTGGTCAAAAGATGATGGGTTCTTTAGAATGAATAAGTTCTCTTAAGAGTTAAGACATTGAAGATGCAGGacatatttatacttaaaaacaaattcattGACCAATTTTCTTGG
This is a stretch of genomic DNA from Oryza brachyantha chromosome 1, ObraRS2, whole genome shotgun sequence. It encodes these proteins:
- the LOC102704744 gene encoding probable serine/threonine-protein kinase At1g09600 isoform X3, coding for MAREILILRRLDHPNIIKLEGLVTSRMSCSLYLVFEYMEHDLAGLASFPGVKFTESQVKCYMQQLLCGLEHCHSRHILHRDIKGSNLLIDNRGILKIADFGLASFFDPEQRHPLTSRVVTLWYRPPELLLGATNYGVSVDLWSTGCILAELYAGKPIMPGRTEVEQLHKIFKLCGSPSEDYWRKSKLPHATIFKPQHPYPRRVSETFKDFPLPAVALVDVLLSIDPADRGTASSALQSEFFATKPYACNPSSLPRYPPSKEFDAKRREEEARRQGIAGGKQHKYDPQKRARESRAVPAPDANAELVSSLQKRQNQVNTKSRSEMFNPSKEDSASGFPIDPPRPTHAVESSQDSHRVYSTRTFHSGPLVNQNNPSKAGQSENGELHLSGIANTLNFRLVVSTRSNLHSDNRHGTVVTQAEAFPHERRLSESINERFSSSGKYDQVFQQKDERSSRVDGAIGYGSKGNKIHHSGPLNCPSGNVDQMLKENDRQIQEVFRRTRVEKSRARRGHGHSGDGHHQFGLRPSDFGAAPVFPSSRSSYRAAQQ